One Pseudodesulfovibrio cashew DNA window includes the following coding sequences:
- a CDS encoding nitroreductase family protein, producing the protein MFADKEMCKRCGACLSECPYQLIVEDKEGFPKLRPAARKTCIACGHCVAVCPTGSAVLPEMPVAASLTPEQCGKISRDMRIAPEEADQFLRSRRSIRSYKDKTVPEDVIADILAVAGYAPSAKNGQPADWIVTRDPEVTRELAGLTVRFMAINNVYPGLIKNWEKGVDKILHGAPHVALAHASDFSFHPAEDCSLAAAYLELAAHARGIGACWAGFLMEAAQGCQALRDKLDLPEGHSVHAALMFGYPKFRYQRIPRRKDISLRWLD; encoded by the coding sequence ATGTTTGCGGACAAAGAAATGTGCAAGCGATGCGGAGCATGCCTGTCGGAGTGCCCCTATCAGTTGATCGTGGAGGACAAGGAGGGCTTCCCCAAGCTCCGCCCTGCCGCCAGGAAGACGTGCATCGCCTGCGGGCACTGCGTGGCTGTCTGCCCCACCGGCTCCGCTGTGCTGCCGGAGATGCCGGTAGCCGCCAGCCTCACGCCCGAGCAGTGCGGGAAAATCAGCCGGGACATGCGGATCGCCCCGGAGGAAGCGGACCAGTTCCTGCGCAGCCGCCGCTCAATCCGCTCCTACAAGGACAAGACCGTCCCCGAGGACGTGATCGCCGACATCCTGGCCGTGGCCGGATACGCGCCCAGCGCAAAGAACGGGCAGCCCGCCGATTGGATCGTGACCCGCGACCCGGAGGTTACCCGGGAGCTGGCCGGGCTCACCGTCCGCTTCATGGCCATCAACAACGTCTACCCCGGCCTGATCAAGAACTGGGAAAAGGGCGTGGACAAGATCCTGCACGGCGCGCCGCACGTGGCCCTGGCCCACGCCTCGGACTTCAGCTTTCACCCGGCCGAAGACTGCTCTCTGGCCGCCGCATACCTTGAGCTGGCCGCCCACGCGCGTGGCATCGGCGCCTGCTGGGCCGGTTTCCTGATGGAGGCGGCCCAGGGCTGCCAGGCACTGCGCGACAAGCTCGACCTGCCCGAGGGGCACTCCGTGCACGCCGCCCTCATGTTCGGCTACCCGAAATTCCGCTACCAGCGCATCCCTCGGAGAAAGGACATATCGCTCCGCTGGCTGGATTAG
- a CDS encoding lytic transglycosylase domain-containing protein has protein sequence MRTRRFILPLLAGLLVLVHFTAVRAQDPAVPLEDSQFPSLESAIRVKGPLTFCGEFVPLHLPGVREGLEKELLIMLWDRAQVILWLKRSARYFPHIRTMLASADMPDDLKYIAVIESALKPEAGSRRGARGIWQFIPTTARNHGLTVSRYIDERRNFYLATAAAVRYFRILHERFNSWTLACAAYNMGEEGLEKRMGKQEVKDYYHLDLPRETERYILRAVAAKLILSDPARYGFRLIPEDYYRPRKFDRVRLKHGHAAPVLIVAKAAGTYYKTVKELNPQILSDVIPPGDNVVFLPEGASKGFAERYQPLIVQYRKKHRGKTYTVRKGDSLSLIADKNGMPLWKLLKLNNLVRNSVIRPGQKLVIMK, from the coding sequence GTGCGCACCCGGCGCTTCATCCTCCCGCTCCTGGCGGGTCTCCTGGTTTTGGTCCATTTCACCGCCGTCCGCGCCCAGGACCCGGCCGTGCCGCTGGAGGATTCGCAATTCCCCTCCCTGGAGTCGGCCATCCGCGTCAAAGGGCCGCTGACCTTCTGCGGCGAATTCGTGCCCCTGCATCTGCCCGGCGTGCGCGAAGGGCTGGAAAAGGAGCTGTTGATCATGCTCTGGGACCGAGCCCAGGTGATCCTCTGGCTCAAACGCTCCGCCCGCTACTTTCCCCACATCCGGACCATGCTCGCAAGCGCGGACATGCCGGACGACCTCAAGTACATCGCGGTCATCGAGTCCGCCCTCAAACCCGAGGCGGGTTCCCGCAGGGGGGCGCGCGGCATCTGGCAGTTCATTCCGACGACGGCCCGCAATCACGGCCTGACCGTGAGCAGGTACATTGACGAACGGCGCAACTTCTACCTCGCCACCGCGGCGGCCGTGCGCTACTTCCGCATCCTGCACGAAAGGTTCAACTCCTGGACCCTGGCCTGCGCGGCCTACAACATGGGCGAGGAAGGACTGGAAAAGAGAATGGGTAAGCAGGAGGTCAAGGATTACTACCACCTCGACCTGCCCAGGGAGACCGAACGCTACATCCTCCGCGCCGTGGCGGCCAAACTCATCCTTTCCGACCCGGCCCGTTACGGGTTCCGACTTATTCCAGAGGACTACTACCGGCCGCGCAAGTTCGACCGTGTCCGGCTCAAGCACGGCCACGCCGCCCCTGTGCTCATCGTGGCCAAGGCCGCCGGGACCTACTACAAGACCGTCAAGGAGCTCAATCCCCAGATCCTGAGCGACGTGATTCCGCCCGGAGACAACGTCGTTTTCCTGCCCGAAGGCGCCTCCAAGGGGTTTGCCGAGCGCTACCAGCCGCTCATCGTCCAATACCGGAAGAAACACCGGGGCAAGACCTACACGGTCCGCAAGGGCGACTCCCTGAGCCTGATCGCGGACAAGAACGGCATGCCCCTCTGGAAACTGCTCAAGCTGAACAACCTGGTTCGCAACAGCGTGATCAGGCCCGGCCAGAAGCTGGTGATCATGAAGTAG
- a CDS encoding PhoH family protein, with protein sequence MAQKHFVLDTNVLIENPKCITALRNGVENQVYIPYTVLTELDGLKKDPRIGHIVSQAVRAILHDEQVHIFPPDFALTLTDDVMDDRILKEILHMAPEEATLITNDRILQIKAKCYGIPSEEYRDSDPFRSESQRYTGFVEDDEEPVHNCFKWEAGTPVFHGPEGPKPIAYSHEIWGVKPRSVYQNLALELMLQEGVDLVSIQSEAGYGKTFLSLAAALYLMLERKDNPYRKIYLVKPVVEIGAKMGYLPGDIEEKMLPYVKYIQDLLIKLHDIRPCNRIWADPQSESLKLNPKKFEVQPVAFIRGMNIENAVVIVDEMQNLSRGETRALLTRMGEGVKCICLGDTRQVDNPYLNESNNGLNWTVRKLKGYKNYAHMVLKGDRSRGPITDIVLKSKL encoded by the coding sequence ATGGCCCAGAAGCACTTTGTCCTCGACACCAACGTCCTCATTGAAAACCCGAAATGCATCACGGCCCTGCGCAACGGGGTTGAAAACCAGGTATACATACCCTACACCGTCCTGACCGAGCTGGACGGCCTCAAGAAAGACCCGCGCATCGGGCACATCGTGTCCCAGGCTGTGCGCGCCATCCTCCACGACGAACAGGTCCACATCTTTCCGCCGGACTTCGCGCTCACCCTCACCGACGACGTGATGGACGACCGCATCCTCAAGGAAATACTTCACATGGCCCCGGAAGAGGCCACGCTGATCACCAATGACCGCATCCTTCAGATCAAGGCCAAATGCTACGGCATTCCCAGCGAGGAGTACCGCGACTCCGACCCCTTCCGCTCCGAGTCCCAACGCTACACAGGCTTCGTGGAGGACGACGAGGAGCCGGTCCACAACTGTTTCAAGTGGGAGGCGGGCACGCCTGTCTTCCACGGCCCGGAAGGGCCCAAGCCCATCGCGTACAGTCATGAGATATGGGGAGTGAAGCCACGCTCCGTCTATCAGAACCTGGCCCTGGAGCTGATGCTCCAGGAAGGCGTCGATCTTGTCTCCATCCAGTCCGAGGCCGGCTACGGCAAAACCTTTCTCTCCCTTGCCGCGGCCCTCTACCTGATGCTGGAGCGCAAGGACAATCCATACCGAAAGATCTACCTGGTCAAACCGGTGGTGGAGATCGGGGCCAAGATGGGGTATCTTCCCGGAGACATCGAGGAGAAGATGCTGCCCTACGTCAAATATATCCAGGATCTGCTCATCAAGCTCCACGACATCCGCCCGTGCAACCGCATCTGGGCCGATCCGCAAAGTGAGTCCCTGAAGCTCAACCCCAAGAAATTCGAGGTCCAGCCCGTGGCCTTCATCAGGGGTATGAACATCGAGAACGCCGTGGTCATCGTCGATGAAATGCAGAACCTGTCCCGGGGCGAAACACGCGCCCTGCTCACACGCATGGGTGAAGGGGTCAAGTGCATCTGCCTGGGTGACACCAGACAGGTGGACAACCCGTATCTCAACGAGTCGAACAACGGGCTCAACTGGACTGTGCGCAAGCTCAAGGGCTACAAGAACTACGCACACATGGTCCTCAAGGGCGACCGCTCGCGGGGACCGATCACGGACATCGTCCTGAAGTCGAAACTGTAA
- a CDS encoding PilZ domain-containing protein: MQAQFESTSGGDGKTVFVLTDNPSLYGDTLSRGGHDPAFVNDVGALVSQLAQERVAGMVLEIDKVMKGKRRERDRLFNLASRFPVLRTRANARNGHVTYLDPPAAFFCNLKASQGKWERSHERREVELACRLSREEDPSMAVPCQGTIFDISPGGCRVCTEKALEGEPFLHICLTGFGCQRPIYSSVRWTRPSEDETGRVCLGLLFIDLEERQMEALAGL, translated from the coding sequence ATGCAGGCACAATTCGAGAGCACATCCGGCGGCGACGGCAAGACTGTTTTCGTACTGACAGACAATCCTTCCCTTTACGGCGACACGTTGAGCCGGGGCGGTCACGATCCGGCCTTTGTCAACGACGTGGGAGCGCTGGTCTCCCAACTGGCTCAGGAGCGCGTGGCCGGAATGGTTCTGGAGATAGACAAGGTCATGAAGGGCAAACGGCGCGAGCGGGACAGGTTGTTCAATCTCGCTAGCCGGTTCCCGGTGCTCCGGACCCGCGCCAATGCCAGAAACGGGCATGTCACCTATCTCGATCCTCCGGCTGCCTTTTTCTGCAACCTCAAGGCCTCGCAGGGCAAGTGGGAACGCAGCCACGAGCGCCGCGAAGTGGAACTCGCCTGCCGTCTCTCTCGCGAGGAGGACCCGTCCATGGCCGTCCCCTGTCAGGGCACGATTTTCGACATTTCGCCAGGCGGGTGCCGCGTGTGCACGGAGAAAGCCCTTGAAGGAGAGCCTTTTCTCCATATCTGCCTGACGGGCTTCGGCTGCCAACGCCCCATCTACTCCAGCGTGCGCTGGACAAGACCGTCCGAAGACGAAACGGGCAGGGTCTGCCTTGGCCTGCTGTTCATAGACCTCGAAGAACGCCAGATGGAGGCCCTCGCCGGGCTTTAG
- a CDS encoding CgeB family protein, translating into MPDIKRACLIDPPQQVLINAFRDLGCKVLPLRTGDSPFFDLGQALDENKFEPDLVVQTETLGNRSLVTGLDRVDCPTIFWAVDPHLNAHWQARYARLFDLTCSTQRGWMPRLSAQGAEDVRWLPWYHRVEEWTPMAERRYDMAFVGRISGQRPARQWMVDFLKEKTRGFRLALEHSLSYGEMMALYADSRIIPNESIFGEINFRLFEAASCGCLVVSQDLGDEQAALFEPGREMDTYAHVVELDEKLARYLGNERLVQAMGRAARERLQAEHLPEHRVRTLLEYAGDAATRRATAREAETWTGLTVAAMWEADLLPLDAPTVLDRLAGLEQTGEVLAAVLRVQAKAGMTRPLQANVHAILAGNLFPDDPEVNLAGSLAALRLDGFDAARAFRLRHVRATGGRIEQASDPAGLLTLWAKDLARRDLLIRAGFAFDSTIHLPATAGECLMTILRDRPEHLETLRLLNTLLLPVMGLEQARVGFLSVLTLHEREDWRLAFEIGLANLKSFRLDSGLQELTLARQLADKQGQIRLFKKALAVRDTSGLLEKRLG; encoded by the coding sequence ATGCCCGACATAAAACGCGCCTGCCTCATCGACCCGCCGCAGCAAGTGCTGATCAACGCCTTCCGGGACCTCGGCTGCAAGGTGCTCCCGCTGCGCACCGGCGACTCTCCCTTTTTCGACCTGGGGCAAGCCCTTGATGAAAACAAGTTCGAACCGGACCTGGTGGTGCAGACCGAAACCCTGGGAAACCGCTCTCTGGTCACAGGCCTGGACCGAGTGGACTGCCCCACGATATTCTGGGCCGTCGACCCGCACCTCAACGCCCACTGGCAGGCGCGGTACGCCCGACTCTTTGATCTGACCTGCTCCACCCAGCGAGGGTGGATGCCCCGACTCTCCGCGCAGGGTGCAGAGGATGTGCGCTGGCTCCCCTGGTATCACCGTGTGGAGGAGTGGACCCCCATGGCCGAGCGGCGATACGACATGGCCTTTGTGGGACGCATTTCCGGCCAGCGCCCGGCGCGGCAGTGGATGGTGGATTTCCTCAAGGAAAAGACACGCGGCTTCCGCCTCGCCCTGGAGCACTCCCTGTCCTATGGCGAGATGATGGCCCTGTACGCCGACTCCCGGATCATCCCCAACGAGTCCATCTTCGGCGAGATCAATTTTCGTTTGTTCGAAGCGGCCTCCTGCGGCTGCCTGGTAGTGAGCCAGGATCTGGGAGACGAACAGGCGGCCCTGTTCGAACCGGGCCGCGAAATGGACACCTACGCCCACGTGGTGGAGTTGGACGAGAAGCTCGCCCGCTATCTGGGCAATGAGCGACTCGTTCAGGCCATGGGGCGCGCCGCCAGGGAACGCCTCCAGGCCGAGCACCTGCCCGAACACCGGGTGCGCACTCTGCTGGAATACGCCGGGGATGCAGCGACTCGGCGGGCTACCGCCAGAGAAGCCGAAACCTGGACCGGCCTGACGGTCGCCGCCATGTGGGAGGCGGACCTCCTCCCCTTGGATGCACCCACCGTCCTGGACCGGCTGGCCGGACTGGAACAGACCGGTGAGGTCCTTGCCGCTGTCCTCCGAGTTCAGGCCAAGGCGGGCATGACCCGGCCCCTGCAGGCCAACGTGCACGCCATTCTCGCGGGAAATCTCTTTCCGGACGACCCTGAGGTGAACCTCGCGGGGTCCCTGGCCGCCCTGCGCCTGGACGGCTTCGACGCGGCCAGGGCCTTCAGACTCCGTCATGTCCGGGCCACGGGAGGACGCATCGAACAAGCGAGCGATCCGGCCGGGCTCCTCACCCTCTGGGCCAAAGACCTGGCACGGCGGGACTTGCTGATCAGGGCAGGGTTCGCCTTTGATTCAACGATTCATCTCCCGGCAACGGCTGGGGAATGTTTAATGACGATTCTGCGCGACAGGCCGGAGCACCTTGAGACGCTCCGGTTGCTCAACACCCTACTCCTTCCGGTCATGGGGCTGGAACAGGCTCGGGTGGGCTTTCTCTCGGTCCTCACCCTGCACGAGCGGGAGGACTGGCGGCTGGCCTTCGAGATCGGCCTGGCGAACCTCAAGTCCTTTCGGCTGGACTCGGGCCTTCAGGAGCTGACTCTGGCCCGCCAACTGGCAGATAAGCAGGGCCAGATCCGACTGTTTAAAAAGGCGCTGGCCGTCCGGGACACTTCCGGATTGCTGGAGAAAAGATTGGGATAG
- a CDS encoding flagellar biosynthesis anti-sigma factor FlgM, with translation MKGYDERRAFGAADIETERVLDEFDATESERSRREEAAERRRKIARLKQEVRSGEYKADVHDIARLLTSAMDPTL, from the coding sequence ATGAAGGGTTATGACGAGCGCCGCGCTTTTGGTGCGGCCGATATAGAGACCGAACGCGTCCTGGACGAGTTCGACGCCACCGAGTCGGAGCGGAGTCGCCGGGAAGAGGCGGCCGAGCGCAGGCGCAAGATCGCCCGGCTCAAGCAGGAGGTGCGATCCGGGGAGTACAAGGCCGATGTCCACGACATCGCCCGGCTACTGACCTCGGCAATGGACCCGACCCTGTAG
- a CDS encoding sensor domain-containing diguanylate cyclase — MATFKEFIKLFGVLAVALLLLGAWFLHSRNQAHFDLLAERQQAEVDMISRTISRDLLSHASDARFLARLTSRYLVHAHQAVLRDLEDFFVDFGRSRDFYFSIRYLDASGMELVRVDRSYAGLIVTPRGMLQDKKERYYFQQTMTAGKNEVYISRFDLNVEHGKLEKPYRPTLRIGCPVFDDAGSRLGAVVINFEGRMLLNDIRLRAGTGEGMVLFCNGEGNWMLGPSEEEEWTHLIKDRGKASMPLRFPEAWSIISTNHKAQFATPQGLFTFDTIKVSPGELLQESTAPAGPHLKGWKILTWVPAEQLSITWSAMYITLGCLLFGLLGMGCWQVADNRTHRAEVMSRLRENEERTMAISQSSQDAIAMVDSRGAIVHWNPAAERLLGYARSEAMGNKLHDLLTPPEYRVSAESGMRGFMATGRGDILNKVVEVTVLHKDGRSIPMELAASSFKFKGDWYAVGFMRDISRRRKRELELRRSEETSRALINAPTESAMLIELSGSIRAINKVGAERLGGSVDELLGQDALELISPTMAEQSREMIKQIRETGEPYTFEEKLGDRWMLVNIYPVKAPDGVVDQLAIFIRDITEQRRAEAALMESEQRFRDVSEAVGEIIWETDAEGILTFVTSDIQAVGYQAEAMLGKSMAALLPEEEVEDFIHWRNGVYGRMEPFSNVEVRSRAGDGRVVWLEISGSPYFDRDQVFQGYRGAAMDITERKASEIAIKASERKLRALAESAYDAIVMINAQGLVSFWNGAAETLFGYTENEALGQDVHSLVVPPEDRGPIEQGMQRFARDGVGPAVGAVTEMVAMHKDGTRFEVERSIAGFQLAGEWYAVATIRDITERKATEAKLRELATTDSLTGLYNRRRFMELCEREFARSARYGRPLAMFMLDIDHFKDVNDEHGHDVGDLVLRSLSEISIIALRNADILGRLGGEEFGVLLPETDADAALDVAERLRLSIERTEINAGATTLRITVSIGVSVLVQDTHSIGELLKRADVALYEAKQTGRNRVVMG, encoded by the coding sequence ATGGCGACCTTCAAGGAATTCATAAAACTTTTCGGCGTATTGGCCGTCGCCCTGCTCCTCCTGGGGGCATGGTTTCTCCATTCCCGCAATCAGGCCCATTTCGATCTGCTGGCCGAACGGCAGCAGGCAGAGGTGGACATGATCTCGAGGACCATCTCCCGAGACCTGCTGTCTCACGCCTCGGACGCCCGGTTTCTGGCCCGCCTGACCTCCCGCTACCTGGTCCACGCCCACCAGGCGGTCCTGCGGGACCTTGAGGACTTCTTCGTCGATTTCGGACGCAGCAGGGATTTCTATTTCAGCATCCGATATCTGGACGCTTCCGGCATGGAGCTTGTCCGCGTGGACCGCAGCTACGCAGGACTCATCGTCACGCCCAGAGGGATGCTCCAGGACAAGAAAGAACGCTACTATTTCCAGCAGACCATGACCGCCGGAAAGAACGAGGTCTACATCTCCCGGTTCGACCTGAACGTTGAGCACGGCAAGCTGGAAAAACCGTACCGGCCCACCCTGAGGATAGGGTGCCCGGTTTTCGACGACGCAGGCAGCAGACTCGGAGCCGTGGTGATCAACTTCGAGGGCCGCATGCTGCTCAACGACATTCGACTGCGCGCGGGAACGGGCGAGGGCATGGTCCTCTTCTGCAACGGCGAAGGAAACTGGATGCTAGGTCCGTCCGAGGAAGAGGAGTGGACCCACCTCATCAAGGATAGAGGCAAGGCATCCATGCCCCTGCGCTTTCCCGAAGCGTGGAGCATCATCTCCACAAACCACAAAGCCCAGTTCGCCACGCCGCAAGGATTGTTCACCTTCGACACCATCAAGGTCTCGCCGGGAGAACTCCTGCAGGAAAGCACCGCGCCTGCAGGCCCTCATCTCAAGGGATGGAAAATTCTCACCTGGGTCCCGGCGGAACAGCTCAGCATCACCTGGTCTGCCATGTACATCACCCTGGGCTGCCTCCTCTTCGGCCTGCTCGGCATGGGATGCTGGCAGGTTGCCGACAACCGGACCCACCGGGCAGAGGTCATGAGCCGTCTGCGCGAGAACGAGGAACGGACCATGGCCATCAGCCAGAGCTCCCAGGACGCCATCGCCATGGTCGACAGCCGGGGCGCCATCGTCCACTGGAATCCCGCCGCCGAACGTCTCCTCGGCTACGCCCGGAGCGAAGCCATGGGCAACAAGCTTCACGACCTGCTCACTCCCCCGGAATACCGGGTAAGTGCCGAATCCGGCATGCGCGGCTTCATGGCCACCGGCAGAGGGGATATCCTGAACAAGGTCGTGGAAGTCACCGTTCTGCACAAGGACGGCAGAAGCATCCCCATGGAGCTGGCCGCCTCCTCCTTCAAGTTCAAGGGCGATTGGTACGCGGTGGGCTTCATGCGCGACATCTCCCGGCGCAGAAAGCGGGAACTGGAACTGAGGCGAAGCGAGGAGACCAGCCGGGCGCTGATCAATGCGCCCACCGAAAGCGCCATGCTCATCGAGCTGAGCGGCAGCATCAGGGCCATCAACAAGGTGGGGGCCGAGCGGCTGGGCGGCAGCGTGGACGAACTCCTCGGACAGGACGCCCTGGAACTCATCTCGCCGACCATGGCGGAACAGAGCCGCGAGATGATCAAGCAGATCCGGGAAACCGGAGAGCCTTACACCTTCGAGGAAAAGCTCGGGGACAGGTGGATGCTCGTCAACATTTATCCGGTCAAGGCCCCGGACGGGGTGGTGGACCAGCTGGCCATCTTCATCCGCGACATCACAGAACAGCGCCGGGCAGAGGCCGCCCTGATGGAGTCGGAGCAGCGCTTTAGGGACGTCAGCGAAGCCGTGGGCGAAATCATCTGGGAGACCGACGCCGAGGGCATCCTGACGTTCGTCACCAGTGACATCCAGGCTGTGGGGTACCAGGCCGAGGCGATGCTCGGCAAATCCATGGCCGCCCTGCTCCCAGAAGAAGAAGTGGAGGACTTCATCCATTGGCGAAACGGGGTGTACGGACGCATGGAACCCTTTTCCAATGTGGAGGTCCGCTCCCGCGCAGGAGATGGTCGCGTCGTCTGGCTGGAGATCAGCGGCAGCCCCTATTTTGACCGCGATCAGGTCTTTCAGGGATACCGTGGCGCGGCCATGGATATCACGGAACGCAAGGCATCCGAGATCGCGATCAAGGCCAGTGAGCGCAAGCTCCGTGCCTTGGCGGAATCCGCCTACGACGCCATCGTCATGATCAATGCCCAGGGGCTCGTTTCCTTCTGGAACGGAGCCGCCGAGACCCTGTTCGGTTACACCGAGAACGAAGCCCTGGGGCAGGACGTCCACTCGCTGGTGGTGCCCCCGGAAGACAGAGGGCCTATCGAACAGGGCATGCAGCGGTTCGCCAGGGACGGCGTTGGTCCGGCGGTCGGTGCGGTCACGGAGATGGTGGCCATGCACAAGGATGGCACCCGGTTCGAGGTGGAACGTTCCATCGCCGGTTTTCAATTGGCCGGGGAATGGTATGCCGTGGCAACCATCCGCGACATCACGGAGCGCAAGGCCACCGAGGCCAAGCTTCGGGAACTGGCCACAACGGACAGCCTGACCGGCCTCTACAACCGCCGCCGCTTCATGGAGCTGTGCGAACGGGAGTTCGCCCGTTCGGCCCGCTACGGACGCCCTCTGGCCATGTTCATGCTCGACATCGACCACTTCAAGGACGTCAACGACGAACACGGCCACGACGTAGGCGACCTGGTGCTCCGTTCCCTCTCTGAAATTTCCATCATCGCCCTGCGCAACGCCGACATCCTCGGCAGGCTCGGCGGCGAAGAGTTCGGTGTGCTGCTGCCGGAAACCGATGCCGACGCGGCCCTGGACGTAGCCGAACGGCTCCGCCTCTCCATCGAACGAACCGAAATCAACGCAGGCGCCACCACCCTGCGCATCACCGTCTCCATCGGCGTTTCGGTGCTGGTTCAGGACACCCACTCCATCGGCGAGTTGCTCAAGCGGGCCGATGTGGCCCTGTACGAGGCCAAGCAGACGGGCCGCAACCGCGTGGTCATGGGCTGA
- a CDS encoding GGDEF domain-containing protein, with product METSGNKMKKRYSIFYALSAVALGGILLADFGVIYTLVVTPPEDPATVMKLVYLIMMAGFLVLAAQAVLVFSRLISRLGQERRTVETLQQELDQVSFLDGLTKVYNRYKFESVIKRELENVRRYANPVSGIMFDVDNFKALNEEHGYATGDKLLANMARFVSTKLRNTDYVFRWRGGKFIILAPHADVDKAAIIAEKLRQMVGHKLFGGKIRMSLSMGVVQGREDDNMETFLHRMQSALTRAKHQGRNCVVVARD from the coding sequence ATGGAAACATCCGGCAACAAGATGAAGAAACGGTACTCGATTTTCTACGCCCTGAGCGCAGTGGCCCTGGGCGGAATCCTGCTGGCGGATTTCGGTGTCATATACACCCTCGTGGTCACCCCGCCGGAAGACCCGGCCACGGTCATGAAGTTGGTCTACCTGATCATGATGGCTGGCTTCCTGGTGCTCGCCGCCCAGGCCGTGCTCGTCTTCTCCCGCCTCATCTCCCGTCTCGGTCAGGAGCGCCGCACCGTCGAGACCCTGCAGCAGGAGCTCGACCAGGTTTCCTTTCTGGACGGCCTGACCAAGGTCTACAATCGCTACAAGTTCGAATCCGTGATCAAACGGGAACTGGAGAACGTGCGCCGCTACGCCAACCCCGTCTCGGGGATCATGTTCGATGTGGACAACTTCAAGGCGCTCAACGAAGAGCACGGCTATGCCACGGGTGACAAACTGCTCGCCAACATGGCCCGATTCGTCTCAACAAAGCTCCGCAACACCGACTACGTATTCCGCTGGCGAGGGGGCAAATTCATCATCCTGGCGCCACACGCCGACGTCGACAAGGCGGCCATCATCGCGGAAAAACTCCGACAGATGGTGGGGCACAAACTGTTCGGCGGCAAAATCCGCATGAGTCTCTCCATGGGCGTGGTCCAGGGGCGGGAGGATGACAACATGGAGACCTTCCTGCATCGGATGCAGTCCGCCCTGACCAGGGCCAAGCACCAGGGCCGGAACTGCGTGGTGGTGGCCCGGGATTGA